One part of the uncultured Bacteroides sp. genome encodes these proteins:
- a CDS encoding SGNH/GDSL hydrolase family protein, whose amino-acid sequence MKINKIILLLMLLISSAVLMAQNVNDWAQFDKYAEANKTVKFPVKAVFMGNSITEGWQNKDPDFFKKNGYAGRGISGQVTSQMLVRFQADVIQLKPQAVVILAGTNDIALNNGYISIEHIFENIVSMAELAKAHKIKVVLCSVLPAYCYPWRKEVESVKQINELNQKIKTYAKQNKIAYADYYKVMVDERQGLNIQYQNDEVHPNLKGYKVMEQVIQKILK is encoded by the coding sequence ATGAAAATAAATAAAATTATTTTATTGCTTATGCTGTTGATTAGCAGCGCTGTTTTGATGGCTCAAAATGTGAATGATTGGGCCCAGTTTGATAAGTATGCTGAAGCTAATAAAACTGTAAAGTTTCCTGTCAAAGCTGTATTTATGGGGAACTCTATTACTGAAGGATGGCAAAACAAAGATCCTGATTTTTTTAAAAAGAATGGTTATGCAGGGCGAGGCATTAGTGGACAAGTTACTTCTCAAATGCTTGTCCGTTTCCAGGCCGACGTTATTCAGCTAAAGCCTCAGGCTGTTGTTATATTAGCTGGTACAAATGATATTGCATTGAATAATGGCTATATTTCTATTGAGCATATTTTTGAAAATATAGTATCAATGGCCGAATTGGCTAAGGCTCACAAAATCAAAGTCGTTTTATGTTCGGTGTTGCCAGCTTATTGTTATCCATGGCGTAAAGAAGTAGAATCTGTAAAGCAGATAAATGAACTTAATCAAAAGATTAAAACCTATGCGAAACAAAACAAAATAGCATATGCTGATTATTATAAGGTTATGGTTGACGAAAGACAGGGATTAAATATTCAATATCAAAATGATGAAGTACATCCTAACTTAAAAGGGTATAAGGTTATGGAACAGGTGATTCAGAAGATCTTGAAATAA